One region of Arthrobacter sp. StoSoilB22 genomic DNA includes:
- a CDS encoding RNA polymerase sigma factor: protein MTPSSVEKEPAAQAELSAEEKKAATSAKRAATRAANKASEGDSDKPAPKKRGPKPGAKAAAEAASKSSGSDAEDASGEDEDFDPAAAEEVEVGDDDVEDGATATKDKAAPSGTGFVYSDADDDDAPVQQVMSAGATADPVKDYLKQIGKVALLNAEQEVDLALRIEAGLFAEEKINADDGSMDPKLKRELEFVIHDGKRAKNHLLEANLRLVVSLAKRYTGRGMLFLDLIQEGNLGLIRAVEKFDYTKGFKFSTYATWWIRQAITRAMADQARTIRIPVHMVEVINKLARVQRQMLQDLGREPTPEELALELDMTPEKVVEVQKYGREPISLHTPLGEDGDSEFGDLIEDSEAVVPADAVSFTLLQEQLHSVLDTLSEREAGVVAMRFGLTDGQPKTLDEIGKVYGVTRERIRQIESKTMSKLRHPSRSQVLRDYLD from the coding sequence GTGACCCCGTCTTCCGTCGAGAAGGAACCCGCCGCCCAGGCCGAACTGTCCGCTGAGGAAAAGAAGGCGGCAACATCGGCAAAGCGCGCAGCGACACGTGCTGCCAACAAGGCCTCAGAGGGCGACTCTGACAAGCCGGCACCCAAGAAGCGTGGACCCAAGCCAGGTGCGAAGGCCGCCGCTGAGGCCGCGAGCAAGTCCTCAGGCTCCGATGCTGAGGACGCCAGCGGCGAGGATGAAGACTTTGATCCCGCAGCTGCCGAGGAAGTCGAAGTCGGAGACGACGACGTCGAGGACGGCGCCACGGCCACCAAGGACAAGGCTGCGCCGTCCGGAACGGGATTCGTTTACTCGGATGCCGACGACGACGACGCGCCGGTCCAGCAGGTCATGTCGGCCGGCGCTACAGCCGACCCCGTCAAGGACTACCTCAAGCAGATCGGCAAGGTCGCGCTGCTGAATGCGGAGCAGGAAGTTGATCTCGCGCTTCGGATCGAGGCCGGCCTCTTTGCTGAGGAAAAGATCAACGCTGACGACGGATCCATGGATCCCAAGCTCAAGCGTGAGCTTGAATTCGTCATCCACGACGGCAAGCGCGCCAAGAACCACCTGCTCGAAGCCAACCTGCGCCTCGTCGTTTCCTTGGCAAAGCGCTATACCGGCCGTGGCATGCTCTTCCTGGACCTGATTCAGGAAGGCAACCTGGGCCTTATCCGTGCAGTGGAGAAGTTCGATTACACCAAGGGCTTCAAGTTCTCCACGTACGCAACCTGGTGGATCCGTCAGGCAATTACCCGCGCCATGGCAGACCAGGCCCGCACCATCCGTATTCCGGTGCACATGGTGGAAGTCATCAACAAGCTGGCCCGCGTACAGCGCCAAATGCTGCAGGACCTCGGCCGTGAACCGACACCTGAAGAGCTGGCACTCGAGCTGGACATGACCCCTGAGAAGGTTGTTGAAGTCCAGAAGTACGGACGCGAGCCAATTTCACTGCACACCCCGCTGGGTGAAGACGGTGACTCGGAGTTCGGTGACCTCATTGAGGACTCGGAGGCTGTTGTTCCCGCTGACGCCGTCAGCTTCACACTCCTGCAGGAACAGCTGCACTCCGTCCTGGACACGCTGTCCGAGCGCGAGGCCGGAGTTGTGGCGATGCGCTTTGGCCTGACCGACGGCCAGCCGAAGACTTTAGACGAAATCGGCAAGGTCTACGGTGTCACGCGTGAGCGCATCCGCCAGATCGAAAGCAAGACCATGTCCAAGCTGCGGCACCCGTCCCGCTCGCAGGTCCTCCGGGACTACCTGGACTAA
- a CDS encoding cytochrome ubiquinol oxidase subunit I: MDALEIARWQFGITTVYHFMMVPLTIGLGLVVAIIQTIWYRTGKPEYLRMTKFWGKLFLINFIMGVATGIVQEFQFGMAWSEYSRFVGDVFGAPLALEALLAFFVESTFLGLWIFGWKQLKRGVHLACLWIAVIGSVFSAYFIIVANSWMQHPVGVEMVDGRPVMTDAWAVFTNNTALVAVPHTLFGALAVAGAFLLGIAWYHLWRRRHDGIDVVGKDGKLIPGEAAIPGRDKADYTVWMKSLRIGAVVAMISFAGTAITGDLQGKLMFEQQPMKMAAAEAACHDGTGFSVLSVGNLGATNCEDIVAVIEVPGILSFLAKGDFTTEVKGVNSLLGEYKEKYGTHLPDNPLYGERAGQEIQYVPVMEVTYWGFRMMIGFGGIAAFAALLALWVTRKGVVPESKWLMRLAVFGILAPFGANAAGWIFTEMGRQPFVVAPNPDMNGIDQVFMFTAAAVSPGVSAGELMTSLVVLTAIYAVLLVVEVKLLVKYIRGGVASAMPELAHAKDTDNQHDKNDDGAGPDKSGDDVLAFAY; encoded by the coding sequence ATGGACGCCTTGGAAATCGCACGCTGGCAATTCGGTATCACTACCGTCTACCACTTCATGATGGTGCCGCTCACTATCGGCCTCGGCCTGGTGGTGGCCATTATCCAGACCATCTGGTACCGCACCGGCAAGCCGGAGTACCTTCGCATGACCAAGTTCTGGGGAAAACTCTTCCTCATCAACTTCATCATGGGTGTAGCCACCGGCATAGTGCAGGAATTCCAGTTCGGCATGGCATGGAGTGAGTACAGCCGGTTCGTTGGAGACGTCTTCGGCGCACCACTGGCCCTCGAAGCCCTGTTGGCCTTCTTCGTCGAATCAACCTTCCTGGGATTGTGGATCTTTGGCTGGAAGCAGCTCAAACGCGGCGTGCACCTGGCCTGCTTGTGGATCGCCGTCATCGGCTCCGTCTTCTCCGCCTACTTCATCATTGTGGCCAACTCCTGGATGCAGCACCCCGTAGGCGTTGAGATGGTGGATGGCCGGCCCGTGATGACGGACGCTTGGGCAGTGTTTACCAACAACACGGCGCTGGTTGCCGTGCCCCATACCCTCTTTGGCGCACTGGCTGTTGCCGGTGCCTTCCTGCTGGGGATCGCCTGGTACCACCTGTGGCGTCGGCGCCACGACGGCATTGACGTCGTTGGCAAAGACGGAAAGCTGATTCCCGGCGAAGCAGCCATCCCGGGCCGTGACAAGGCTGACTACACGGTCTGGATGAAATCCCTGCGGATCGGCGCTGTGGTGGCCATGATCTCCTTTGCCGGAACCGCCATCACCGGTGATCTCCAAGGCAAGCTCATGTTCGAACAGCAGCCCATGAAGATGGCCGCCGCTGAAGCTGCCTGCCACGACGGCACGGGCTTCTCGGTGCTGAGCGTTGGCAACCTGGGAGCGACCAACTGCGAGGACATCGTTGCAGTTATCGAAGTCCCCGGCATCCTCTCCTTCCTGGCCAAGGGCGACTTCACCACTGAAGTGAAGGGCGTGAACAGCCTGCTGGGCGAGTACAAGGAAAAGTACGGCACCCACCTGCCGGACAACCCGCTCTACGGTGAGCGCGCCGGACAGGAAATCCAATATGTGCCCGTCATGGAAGTCACCTACTGGGGCTTCCGCATGATGATCGGCTTCGGTGGCATCGCAGCCTTCGCCGCCCTGCTCGCGCTTTGGGTGACGCGCAAGGGCGTAGTTCCCGAATCCAAGTGGCTGATGCGCCTTGCTGTCTTTGGGATTCTGGCTCCCTTCGGCGCCAACGCCGCAGGCTGGATCTTCACCGAAATGGGCCGGCAGCCATTCGTGGTGGCGCCCAACCCGGACATGAACGGTATTGACCAGGTCTTCATGTTCACAGCTGCCGCGGTATCCCCGGGCGTCAGCGCGGGAGAACTCATGACCTCCCTGGTGGTCCTCACCGCCATCTATGCCGTGCTGTTGGTGGTTGAAGTGAAGCTCCTGGTCAAGTACATCCGCGGGGGCGTGGCCTCGGCGATGCCTGAACTGGCCCACGCCAAAGACACAGATAACCAACACGACAAGAACGACGACGGCGCCGGCCCGGACAAGTCCGGCGACGACGTCCTGGCATTCGCCTACTAA
- a CDS encoding DNA topoisomerase IV subunit B, producing MAPSSEYNARHLSVLEGLEAVRKRPGMYIGSTDSRGLMHCLWEIIDNAVDEALAGFGHDIKVILHADNSVEIHDDGRGIPVDVEPKTGLSGVEVVFTKLHAGGKFGGGSYTASGGLHGVGASVVNALSSRLDVQVDRGSKTYQMSFRRGEPGRFVDSGAKPSPNAPFEPFVENSVLDVVGKAKRGVTGTRVRYWADRQIFTPDAKFSYDDLASRARQTSFLVPGLKITVRDERKLAGTPGESGVHEEVFHHDGGISEFVEFLAADSGVTDVWRLHGSGKFKETVPVLDENGHSQIAEVERDCEVDIALRWGIGYETTMRSFVNIIATPKGGTHQSGFEAALLKTFRKAVETNARKLKAGNDKIEKDDILAGLTAVLTVRLAEPQFEGQTKEILGTSAVRAIVAKVVEKEISARLSSANRNDKAQSALLLEKMVAEMKSRISARVHKETQRRKNALETSSMPTKLADCRTDDVARSELFIVEGDSALGTAKLARSSDFQALLPIRGKILNVQKASVGDMLSNAECAALIQVVGAGSGRSFDLDVARYGKVILMTDADVDGAHIRTLLLTLFFRYMRPMVEAGRVFAAVPPLHRVEVINPGQKANEMIYTYSEAELHVLLSNLAKEGKRYKEPIQRYKGLGEMDAQQLAETTMDPRHRTLRKVGIESAQRAEEVFDLLMGSDVAPRKEFIIAGAATLDRERIDA from the coding sequence GTGGCACCGAGTTCTGAATACAACGCCCGGCATTTGTCCGTCCTTGAGGGCCTGGAAGCAGTCCGCAAGCGCCCGGGCATGTACATCGGCTCCACGGACTCACGCGGTCTTATGCACTGCCTTTGGGAGATCATCGACAACGCAGTCGATGAGGCCTTGGCGGGCTTTGGACATGACATCAAGGTCATCCTGCACGCGGACAACTCGGTGGAAATCCACGACGACGGGCGCGGCATTCCTGTGGACGTCGAACCCAAGACCGGACTTTCCGGCGTTGAAGTGGTCTTCACCAAACTGCATGCCGGCGGCAAATTCGGCGGCGGTTCCTACACTGCCTCGGGTGGGTTGCATGGCGTGGGCGCCTCTGTGGTGAACGCGCTGTCCAGCCGGCTGGATGTCCAGGTGGACCGGGGCAGCAAGACGTACCAGATGTCTTTCCGGCGTGGAGAGCCGGGACGTTTCGTGGATTCCGGGGCCAAGCCAAGTCCCAACGCGCCATTTGAGCCGTTCGTGGAGAATTCGGTGCTTGATGTTGTGGGCAAGGCAAAGCGTGGTGTTACGGGAACCCGCGTACGTTATTGGGCCGACCGGCAGATCTTCACCCCCGATGCCAAATTCTCCTATGATGACCTTGCCTCAAGGGCGCGTCAGACGTCCTTCCTTGTACCGGGCCTGAAAATCACCGTGCGCGACGAACGCAAGCTGGCTGGTACGCCGGGGGAGTCCGGTGTCCATGAGGAGGTGTTCCACCACGACGGCGGCATCTCCGAGTTTGTTGAGTTCCTCGCGGCCGATTCCGGAGTAACGGACGTTTGGCGCCTCCATGGCTCCGGGAAGTTTAAGGAAACCGTCCCCGTCCTTGACGAGAACGGCCACAGCCAGATCGCGGAAGTCGAACGCGATTGCGAAGTGGACATCGCACTGCGCTGGGGTATTGGTTATGAGACCACCATGCGTAGCTTCGTCAACATCATCGCCACACCCAAGGGCGGCACACACCAGTCCGGTTTTGAAGCTGCCCTGCTCAAGACGTTCCGTAAAGCGGTGGAGACGAATGCCCGCAAGCTCAAAGCCGGGAACGACAAGATCGAGAAGGACGATATCCTCGCCGGCCTGACAGCCGTCTTGACTGTTCGTCTTGCTGAGCCGCAATTCGAGGGGCAAACCAAGGAGATCCTCGGCACCTCTGCCGTCCGGGCCATTGTTGCCAAGGTGGTTGAGAAGGAAATATCGGCGAGGCTGAGTTCGGCCAACCGCAACGATAAAGCCCAGTCTGCGCTCCTCTTGGAGAAGATGGTGGCCGAGATGAAATCGCGTATCTCGGCGCGTGTGCACAAGGAAACCCAGCGCCGCAAGAACGCACTGGAAACGTCATCGATGCCCACCAAGCTTGCCGACTGCCGAACGGATGACGTTGCCCGCTCCGAACTGTTCATCGTGGAGGGCGACTCGGCACTTGGAACCGCAAAGCTTGCACGGTCCTCGGACTTCCAGGCTCTGCTGCCCATCCGGGGAAAGATCCTCAATGTCCAGAAGGCATCCGTGGGCGACATGTTGTCCAACGCGGAATGCGCGGCGTTGATCCAAGTGGTTGGGGCAGGCTCGGGTCGCAGCTTCGACCTTGACGTTGCGCGGTACGGCAAAGTGATCCTGATGACTGACGCCGACGTTGACGGCGCGCACATCCGGACTTTGCTGCTAACCCTTTTCTTCCGTTACATGCGGCCCATGGTCGAGGCAGGACGCGTGTTTGCAGCTGTTCCCCCTCTGCACCGCGTTGAGGTCATCAACCCGGGCCAAAAGGCCAATGAGATGATCTACACGTACTCGGAAGCCGAGCTCCACGTGCTTCTGTCCAACCTGGCCAAGGAAGGCAAGCGGTACAAGGAGCCCATCCAGCGGTACAAGGGCTTGGGGGAAATGGATGCGCAGCAGCTGGCTGAGACCACCATGGACCCGCGCCACCGGACTCTTCGTAAGGTGGGCATCGAAAGCGCCCAGCGCGCCGAGGAAGTTTTTGACCTCCTGATGGGCTCCGACGTCGCACCACGCAAGGAATTCATTATTGCCGGCGCTGCCACGCTTGACCGGGAGCGCATCGACGCGTAG
- the cydB gene encoding cytochrome d ubiquinol oxidase subunit II: MELLPTIWFVAIAVLWTGYLFLEGFDLGVGMLMKLFARNNTDRRVLLNTIGPVWDGNEVWLLTAAGATFAAFPLWYASLFSSLYLPLLAVLAALIFRAVAFEYRGKVDSESWRNRWDWAIAVGSFVAAFGIGAALALTTTGLPLNENGDRVGGPMSWFSGYALLGGFGVVAFALVHALAFLALKTDGDVRHRARRWFVRWVPFAVLPMFGWMVAVQFLSGKPWAWALVAAAVVAVVLAWRLARTGSEGRAFSALGAFIVCATAAIFGAAFPVVIPSTIDPAFNLTISNASSSDYTLGLMSIVAAVGLPLVIAYQSWTYWVFRRRVSAAHIPEAHGFLPAIAAKVMVSKDSPSTTRNQTGD; the protein is encoded by the coding sequence ATGGAACTGTTGCCAACCATCTGGTTCGTGGCCATCGCGGTGTTGTGGACCGGTTATCTCTTCCTGGAAGGCTTTGACCTCGGGGTGGGAATGCTCATGAAGCTGTTCGCGCGCAACAACACCGACCGCCGCGTCCTGCTGAACACCATCGGCCCGGTATGGGACGGCAATGAGGTGTGGCTGCTCACCGCCGCCGGTGCCACCTTCGCTGCCTTCCCCCTCTGGTACGCCTCGCTGTTCTCCAGCCTCTACCTCCCGCTCCTGGCGGTCCTGGCTGCGCTGATCTTCCGGGCTGTCGCCTTCGAATACCGCGGCAAGGTGGACTCCGAGAGCTGGCGTAACCGCTGGGACTGGGCGATCGCCGTCGGATCCTTCGTGGCTGCTTTCGGCATCGGCGCAGCGCTGGCCCTCACCACCACGGGACTGCCCCTGAATGAGAACGGGGATCGCGTCGGTGGCCCCATGTCCTGGTTCAGCGGCTATGCACTCCTGGGCGGTTTCGGCGTGGTGGCATTCGCGCTGGTTCACGCCCTGGCGTTCCTGGCCCTGAAGACCGACGGCGACGTGCGGCACCGCGCCCGCCGCTGGTTCGTGCGATGGGTGCCGTTCGCGGTACTTCCGATGTTCGGCTGGATGGTGGCCGTCCAGTTCCTAAGCGGCAAGCCCTGGGCCTGGGCATTGGTGGCAGCGGCGGTAGTCGCCGTCGTCCTGGCGTGGCGACTGGCCCGTACGGGGTCCGAAGGGCGGGCCTTCAGTGCCTTGGGTGCCTTCATTGTCTGCGCCACAGCGGCCATCTTTGGAGCGGCCTTCCCGGTAGTCATCCCCTCCACGATCGATCCTGCCTTCAATCTGACCATCTCCAACGCCTCGTCCTCGGACTACACACTGGGCCTCATGAGCATCGTCGCAGCCGTTGGACTGCCACTTGTGATTGCTTACCAGTCATGGACTTACTGGGTGTTCCGCCGGCGCGTCAGCGCAGCCCACATCCCGGAAGCCCACGGGTTCCTGCCCGCCATTGCTGCGAAAGTGATGGTATCCAAGGACAGCCCCTCCACCACGCGAAACCAAACGGGAGATTAG
- a CDS encoding BlaI/MecI/CopY family transcriptional regulator gives MASLGELERAVMDLLWAGQEAATANTLRDLLAQDSAAGDGTAGHQGKDLAVTTVLTVLSRLEKKGLVERERGTRPHRYQAVSSRADHTAELMHEVLGSAPDREAVLARFIGSVTESEAATLRKLLGYN, from the coding sequence ATGGCAAGTCTTGGGGAACTGGAACGGGCAGTGATGGATCTGCTCTGGGCAGGCCAGGAGGCTGCAACCGCCAATACACTGCGTGATCTTTTGGCGCAGGATTCCGCGGCCGGCGACGGCACCGCCGGTCATCAGGGCAAGGACCTGGCAGTCACTACGGTCCTCACTGTGCTCTCACGCTTGGAGAAGAAGGGTCTGGTTGAACGCGAACGCGGAACCCGGCCGCACCGCTACCAGGCAGTCTCGAGCCGCGCTGACCACACCGCCGAACTCATGCACGAGGTCCTTGGCTCCGCACCGGACCGCGAGGCCGTGCTTGCCCGCTTCATTGGTTCCGTCACCGAAAGTGAAGCCGCTACCCTGCGCAAACTGCTCGGCTACAATTAG
- a CDS encoding M56 family metallopeptidase codes for MFWTSYLLAVLALILAWPVPVLLSRAQWPARSPFTAMVLWQAIALAGGLSMIGAMLVYGLEPIGDNLIAGLKSLAGMVFNNEPTTALGFWHLFALSAAALLTAHLVFTLLLTYYKIERQRRRHRELLALLASPSDDGPGTVVINHDSPVAYCLPGGARSVTVLSDGLMAALEPAELRAVLIHENAHLSQRHDLLLWAFAAWRQALPWFPTTRLAQTAVNSLIEMLADDVALRTESKGTLIKAIAIVASGTSQPGISTPALSGGQALSGSPALSAGGAVVEGNAVSATGGADSPRTTASRVSRLLSPKPPLTKPVRVLVLLASALLLAVPTALLIVPGLLG; via the coding sequence ATGTTCTGGACCTCATACCTGCTTGCGGTCCTGGCATTGATTCTGGCGTGGCCGGTACCCGTGTTGCTGTCCCGTGCACAGTGGCCGGCACGATCCCCTTTCACCGCCATGGTGCTGTGGCAGGCGATCGCTCTTGCCGGTGGCTTGTCCATGATCGGGGCCATGCTCGTCTACGGACTGGAACCAATCGGGGACAATCTCATAGCAGGGCTCAAGAGCCTTGCCGGGATGGTCTTCAACAACGAACCCACCACCGCCCTGGGCTTTTGGCACCTCTTTGCGCTCTCGGCGGCAGCACTGCTGACCGCGCACCTGGTCTTCACCCTGCTGCTGACCTACTACAAGATTGAACGCCAACGGAGACGCCACCGCGAGCTACTCGCCCTGCTGGCATCACCGTCCGACGACGGCCCGGGCACCGTGGTGATCAACCACGACTCTCCCGTGGCCTACTGCCTGCCCGGCGGCGCCCGATCCGTCACGGTGCTATCCGACGGCCTCATGGCAGCACTGGAACCGGCAGAGCTCAGGGCTGTCCTCATTCACGAAAATGCCCACCTGTCCCAGCGCCACGATCTCCTGCTGTGGGCCTTTGCTGCCTGGCGTCAGGCGCTGCCTTGGTTCCCCACCACCCGGCTGGCGCAGACGGCCGTGAACTCACTGATCGAGATGCTGGCCGATGACGTGGCCCTGCGCACTGAAAGCAAAGGCACACTGATCAAGGCCATCGCCATTGTTGCCAGCGGCACCTCGCAGCCGGGCATCAGCACGCCGGCGCTCAGTGGCGGGCAGGCACTCAGTGGCAGCCCGGCACTCAGCGCTGGCGGCGCCGTCGTGGAAGGCAATGCCGTCAGCGCTACCGGCGGTGCCGACTCACCCCGCACGACGGCGTCCCGCGTCAGCCGCCTGCTCTCACCCAAGCCGCCGCTCACCAAGCCCGTGCGTGTGCTGGTCCTCTTGGCCTCGGCCCTGCTGCTTGCAGTGCCCACGGCGCTGCTCATTGTTCCAGGATTGCTGGGCTAA
- a CDS encoding DUF4192 domain-containing protein translates to MTSNRTLSIHQPEDILGYIPHMLGYWPEDSLVAITMQGKVLGATLRVDLPRLGSRQANKDFADHIRSFLIADDDANGVVLAVYTDSGWEDGMVVRQAIPLLEALQVSLDEVDLSVRDAWLVGSEYWRSAYCTDIECCPVPGLSVDRIKNSRLSTELVYRGSFIGPSPGSEPGKSRTARPGALDPLVLAAESRYGKQILGRWRSEYCLDAVLAVWRNVLKRVEAGHPLQPGADAHIMGFLRATLRIPAWRDAVVVMAAAGVESAKSGALAFGLFDDDGNYDDNDTDINGRDTPFDPQELGVAGPVLPAAKGSSERNANGDVFTYGDVLLGMQPSMPCWSALDALQKVLAGLCVEAESGVVPAAALTLQGWIAWCKGRGSIAHACLSGAEAAQPGYRLAELLMSLLGQGTICPWARSSSTAWRGVRGTVA, encoded by the coding sequence ATGACTTCCAACAGAACGCTCAGCATCCACCAACCCGAAGATATTCTTGGCTACATTCCCCACATGCTGGGTTACTGGCCCGAGGACAGCCTCGTGGCCATCACCATGCAGGGGAAAGTCCTCGGAGCCACGCTTCGCGTGGACCTGCCACGCCTGGGATCCCGGCAGGCCAACAAAGATTTCGCGGACCACATCCGCAGCTTCCTGATTGCCGACGACGACGCCAACGGAGTAGTGCTGGCTGTCTACACCGACTCCGGATGGGAAGACGGCATGGTGGTCCGGCAGGCAATTCCCCTGCTCGAAGCGTTGCAGGTGAGCCTTGACGAGGTTGACTTATCGGTTCGGGACGCGTGGCTGGTGGGTTCCGAGTACTGGCGAAGCGCCTACTGCACGGACATTGAATGTTGTCCGGTACCGGGATTGTCCGTTGATCGGATCAAGAACAGCAGACTCAGCACAGAACTGGTATATAGGGGGAGCTTCATAGGGCCTTCGCCCGGAAGCGAGCCTGGAAAATCCCGGACCGCCCGTCCCGGGGCGCTTGATCCTTTGGTGCTGGCCGCTGAGTCACGCTACGGCAAGCAGATCCTTGGTAGATGGAGGAGCGAGTATTGTCTGGACGCCGTGCTTGCCGTGTGGCGCAATGTGTTGAAGCGGGTCGAAGCCGGCCACCCGTTGCAGCCCGGCGCCGATGCACACATCATGGGCTTCCTCAGGGCAACGCTGCGGATCCCGGCGTGGCGGGACGCTGTGGTGGTCATGGCGGCTGCAGGCGTGGAATCTGCGAAGTCCGGCGCGTTGGCGTTCGGTCTCTTCGATGACGACGGCAACTACGACGACAACGACACCGACATAAACGGCCGCGACACGCCGTTCGACCCTCAGGAACTGGGAGTGGCGGGTCCGGTTCTCCCTGCTGCCAAGGGTTCATCGGAACGAAATGCCAACGGAGACGTCTTCACCTACGGAGATGTCCTGCTTGGGATGCAACCATCCATGCCGTGCTGGAGCGCCCTCGATGCACTGCAGAAAGTGTTGGCCGGGTTGTGCGTCGAGGCCGAATCGGGCGTAGTGCCTGCAGCAGCACTGACCCTGCAAGGCTGGATCGCATGGTGCAAGGGGCGCGGATCAATTGCCCACGCCTGCCTCAGTGGGGCGGAGGCCGCCCAGCCGGGCTATCGTCTTGCCGAACTACTCATGAGTCTGCTGGGACAAGGGACCATTTGCCCGTGGGCGCGAAGTTCCAGCACCGCCTGGCGCGGGGTCCGGGGCACGGTCGCATAG